In Sodalis ligni, a single genomic region encodes these proteins:
- the rpsO gene encoding 30S ribosomal protein S15: MSLSVEAKAKIVTDFGRDAKDSGSTEVQVALLTAQISHLQGHFAEHKKDHHSRRGLLRMVSQRRKLLDYLKGKDVARYTSLIERLGLRR; the protein is encoded by the coding sequence ATGTCTCTAAGTGTTGAAGCAAAAGCAAAAATCGTTACTGATTTCGGCCGTGATGCCAAAGATAGCGGTTCCACCGAGGTTCAGGTTGCTCTTTTAACCGCTCAAATCAGCCATTTGCAAGGCCATTTTGCGGAACATAAGAAAGATCACCATAGCCGTCGTGGTCTGCTGCGCATGGTTTCACAGCGTCGTAAGCTGCTTGACTACCTGAAAGGTAAAGATGTCGCACGTTATACCAGCCTGATCGAGCGTCTGGGTCTGCGTCGTTAA